In the Numida meleagris isolate 19003 breed g44 Domestic line chromosome 5, NumMel1.0, whole genome shotgun sequence genome, one interval contains:
- the CCDC186 gene encoding coiled-coil domain-containing protein 186, with amino-acid sequence MMEEYSPGMQSTLEPDGLSDGASYQPPDYKKSGETSGMKGCSSISCTGDDAGVLGVEQRLLPSEQDSAAADMSGGGGLTERQEQQCATLDHGGGQDCSATTCPERRAEGSAETGCLSSEELGQDPKTNQTEQSLIELLQELREESDFVKKSSDKIYSESPYDTDCTKKLISTIQQTSSQEDLLKEIESELLSTDFSKECKCPNGVRKGEHALAVFDKCVQDKYLEQEQTIKKLIKENKKHQELILEICSEKDNLKDELKKRTETEKQHLNIIKQLEARIEELNKEVKANKDKLLTQDAAAKNAIQQLHKEMAFRMEQANKKCEEARHEKETMVMKYVRGEKESLDLRKEKEILERRVRDANKEIEKHTNKIKQLSQEKGRLHQLYETKDAEATRLNKEIEKLKEEINSHVIKVKWAQNKLKTEMDSHKESKERLKDATTKLTQAKEEADQIRKNCQEMIKTYQESEDIKSNELDAKFRVTKGELEKQMPEKSDHLEVPHAKIKELEDLKRTFKEGMDELRTLRTKVKCLEDERLRTEDELSKYKEIINRQKTEIQSLLDRVKTVDRLQDQHQRDEQDISALKEEVEGLNSLITDLQKDIEGSRKRESELLIFTEKLTSKNAQLQSENNSLQSQLDKLSYSERELQNQLECVQQAKDDLATKLQKEEDQRKLEVEMLQAQLASEQKELTALKTHVDELKDELTTQKRKHAANLKDLTKQLQLARRKLDQIENGNYDKEVSSMGSRSSSSGSLNARSSNEDRSPENTGSSVAVDSFPEVDKSVLVERILRLQKAHARKNEKMEFMEDHIKHLVEEIRKKTKIIQSYILREEAGALSSEASDFNKVHLSRRGGIMASLYTSHPADSGLTLELSLEINRKLQAVLEDTLLKNITLKENLQTLGTEIERLIKHKHELEQKIKQT; translated from the exons ATGATGGAGGAGTATTCACCAGGAATGCAGAGCACGCTGGAGCCAGATGGTCTCTCGGACGGGGCCTCTTACCAGCCCCCAGATTACAAGAAGTCTGGCGAAACGTCTGGAATGAAGGGCTGCTCAAGCATCAGTTGCACTGGAGATGATGCTGGTGTCTTGGGTGTGGAACAGAGGTTGTTGCCTTCAGAGCAGGattcagcagctgctgacatGAGCGGTGGTGGTGGCCTGACGgaaaggcaggagcagcagtgtgctACTCTTGACCACGGTGGAGGGCAGGACTGCAGTGCCACTACCTGCCCTGAAAGAAGGGCGGAAGGCTCCGCGGAAACAGGGTGTTTATCTAGTGAAGAACTTGGACAAGATCCGAAAACTAATCAGACAGAACAATCGTTAATAGAATTACTGCAGGAGCTAAGGGAGGAGTCGGACTTTGTGAAAAAATCTAGTGATAAAATCTATTCAGAAAGCCCTTATGACACAGACTGCACGAAGAAGCTTATTTCCACAATACAACAGACTTCTTCACAGGAGGATTTGCTGAAGGAAATAGAATCTGAACTCTTATCTACAGATTTTTCCAAAGAATGCAAATGCCCAAATGGTGTGAGGAAGGGTGAACATGCCTTGGCTGTGTTTGATAAATGTGTGCAAGATAAATACCTGGAGCAGGAGCAAACTATAAAAAA attgattaaagaaaataaaaaacatcaaGAGCTGATTTTGGAAATTTGCTCAGAAAAGGACAATTTGAAAGATGAATTGAAAAAGcgaacagaaacagaaaagcagcacctTAACATCATTAAACAG CTAGAAGCAAGAATAGAAGAACTCAATAAAGAAGTGAAAGCTAATAAAGACAAACTTTTAACTCAAGATGCAGCAGCCAAAAATGCTATTCAGCAGTTGCATAAAGAGATGGCCTTTCGAATGGAACAG gcaaacaagaaatgtgaagaaGCACGCCATGAGAAGGAAACAATGGTGATGAAATACGTCCGAGGGGAAAAGGAGTCACTTGACCTCcgaaaggaaaaggagatacTTGAGAGAAGAGTGAGAGatgcaaacaaagaaattgaaaagcaCACTAATAAAATTAAGCAGCTTTctcaggaaaaaggaagattaCACCAGCTCTATGAAACTAAG gatgcTGAAGCCACTCGACTCaacaaagaaattgaaaaattgaAAGAGGAAATCAATTCTCATGTTATCAAAGTAAAGTGGGctcagaacaaattaaaaacagaaatggattCACACAAG GAATCCAAAGAGCGCCTCAAAGATGCAACAACAAAGTTGACTCAAGCAAAAGAAGAAGCAGACCAGATAAGGAAAAATTGTCAAGAAATGATAAAAACCTATCAA GAATCAGAAGATATTAAATCAAATGAATTGGATGCAAAATTCAGAGTAACTAAAGGAGAACTAGAGAAACAAATGCCGGAGAAATCTGACCACTTGGAG gtgcctcatgcaaaaataaaagaactggAAGACTTGAAGAGAACGTTCAAAGAAGGCATGGATGAGCTTCGAACACTGAGAACAAAG gTAAAGTGTCTAGAGGATGAGCGTTTAAGAACAGAAGATGAATTATCCAAGTATAAAGAAATCATTAATaggcagaaaactgaaattcagagttTGCTGGACAGAGTCAAAACTGTAGATCGTCTGCAGGATCAACATCAGAG AGATGAACAAGATATCAGTGCTCTAAAGGAAGAAGTAGAAGGTCTCAATTCTCTCATTACTGATCTCCAGAAGGACATTGAAGGTAGTCGGAAAAGAGAATCTGAGCTATTGatattcactgaaaaattaacCAGTAAGAATGCACAGCTTCAGTCTGAAAACAATTCCTTACAGAGCCAGTTGGATAAGCTTTCTTACAGCGAAAGAGAGCTGCAGAATCAGCTGGAATGTGTTCAACAGGCTAAAGATGATCTG GCCACCAAATTGCAAAAGGAGGAGGATCAGCGAAAGCTGGAGGTTGAGATGCTACAGGCTCAGCTAgcttcagagcagaaagaactAACGGCACTGAAGACCCATGTGGATGAACTGAAAGATGAACTGACTACACAGAAGCGCAAGCATGCAGCAAACCTGAAAGATCTCACAAAACAGCTTCAGCTAg CACGGAGGAAATTGGATCAGATTGAAAATGGTAATTATGACAAAGAAGTCAGCAGCATGGGGAGCCGTTCCAGTTCATCAG GGTCCCTTAATGCGCGCAGCAGCAATGAGGATCGGTCTCCAGAGAATACTGGGTCTTCAGTGGCTGTGGATAGCTTCCCAGAGGTGGACAAGTCTGTCTTGGTCGAAAGAATACTAAGGCTGCAGAAAGCACACGCTcgaaaaaatgaaaagatggagTTTATGGAGGATCACATCAAACACCTAGTGgaggaaatcaggaaaaaaacgAA AATTATTCAGAGCTACATCTTGCGGGAAGAAGCTGGCGCGCTGTCCTCAGAGGCCTCTGACTTCAACAAAGTGCACTTGAGTAGGCGGGGAGGGATTATGGCATCTCTGTACACATCTCATCCTGCAGACAGTGGTCTCACGTTAGAACTTTCCTTAGAGATCAACAGAAAGCTGCAAGCTGTGTTAGAAGAtacattactgaaaaatattacacTAAAA gAAAACCTTCAAACTCTAGGAACAGAAATAGAACGGCTTATTAAACACAAGCATGAACTAGAACAGAAAATCAAGCAAACATAA